A single region of the Variovorax paradoxus genome encodes:
- the hisN gene encoding histidinol-phosphatase, translating into MSSPTPDLLSIADALADAAAAQSMRFFRTPLDIITKADESPVTLADRAAETAMREILAARAPADGIFGEEHGLERLDAERVWVLDPIDGTRSFITGSPLWGTLIGVLQGARVVLGMIDMPVLKERWIGQAGKGATRDGHPVHASGCADVAEARIVTTSPDIFAPADWQAFDRLSRQCAMRRFGGDCYGYAQLAGGTIDLVVETGLQPYDYLGPAGVIEAAGGVITDWQGRPLGLESDGRVIAAATPELHRQAMAVLAA; encoded by the coding sequence ATGAGCTCCCCGACCCCCGATCTCCTGTCGATTGCCGATGCGCTGGCCGATGCGGCCGCCGCGCAGTCGATGCGCTTTTTCCGCACGCCGCTCGACATCATCACCAAGGCGGACGAAAGCCCTGTCACGCTGGCGGATCGCGCCGCCGAAACGGCCATGCGCGAGATCCTGGCCGCCCGTGCGCCGGCGGACGGCATCTTTGGCGAAGAGCACGGCCTGGAGCGGCTCGACGCCGAGCGCGTCTGGGTGCTCGACCCGATCGACGGCACGCGCAGTTTCATTACCGGCTCCCCGCTCTGGGGCACGCTGATCGGCGTGCTGCAAGGCGCCCGCGTGGTGCTCGGCATGATCGACATGCCCGTGCTCAAGGAGCGCTGGATCGGCCAGGCCGGCAAGGGCGCCACGCGCGACGGCCATCCGGTGCACGCCAGCGGCTGTGCAGACGTAGCCGAGGCCCGCATCGTCACCACCTCGCCCGACATCTTTGCGCCGGCCGACTGGCAGGCTTTCGACCGGCTGAGCCGCCAATGCGCGATGCGGCGCTTCGGTGGCGACTGCTACGGCTATGCCCAGCTCGCGGGCGGCACCATCGACCTGGTGGTGGAAACCGGGCTGCAGCCCTACGACTACCTGGGCCCGGCGGGCGTGATCGAGGCGGCGGGCGGCGTCATTACCGACTGGCAGGGGCGGCCTTTGGGCCTGGAGTCCGACGGCAGGGTCATTGCGGCCGCAACGCCCGAACTTCACCGACAAGCCATGGCTGTTCTTGCGGCCTAG
- a CDS encoding DUF2905 domain-containing protein produces MFRWLIVVVLALVLMSGLTAWLRRFGFGRLPGDFEFRAFGREWQLPISSTLVLSMIAALVARFI; encoded by the coding sequence ATGTTCCGCTGGCTGATCGTCGTCGTCCTTGCACTGGTGCTCATGAGCGGGCTCACGGCCTGGCTGCGCCGGTTCGGCTTCGGGCGATTGCCGGGCGACTTCGAGTTCCGCGCTTTCGGCCGCGAGTGGCAATTGCCCATCTCCAGCACCCTGGTGCTCAGCATGATCGCGGCGCTGGTGGCGCGCTTTATCTAG
- a CDS encoding ROK family protein, whose amino-acid sequence MRACVDIGGTKVAVSLSASSDAPLVGRRSEPTAKTGDNDAVAVQIMRMIEEACSEQGIDIAAIERVGVSSTGPFELRDGMVELATPNICGGIAGPARGLPNNWMTAIIEAPLAQRFGSVRVENDAVAALEAERQWGALQGLDNCAYVTWSTGVGVGLCVDGRALRGKNGNAGHAGHSFVADDASGALCGCGNLGDVEALVAGNSIARRFGQPAPDLFSAASAGEPHAISIVDALCRVTGRMLYNLVATLDLQRISLGGSVFWHHRDFLLPRLQAQVDGKLLPLTRGVTLVPAGLGEKVGDYAALALLD is encoded by the coding sequence ATGAGAGCCTGTGTTGACATCGGCGGCACCAAGGTGGCCGTGAGCCTTTCCGCATCGAGCGATGCGCCGCTGGTCGGCCGTCGCAGCGAACCGACGGCCAAGACCGGCGACAACGACGCCGTGGCCGTGCAGATCATGCGGATGATCGAGGAGGCCTGTAGCGAGCAAGGGATCGATATCGCCGCGATCGAGCGCGTCGGCGTCTCGTCGACCGGCCCGTTCGAACTGCGCGACGGCATGGTGGAGCTGGCCACGCCCAACATCTGCGGCGGCATCGCCGGCCCGGCGCGCGGCCTACCCAACAACTGGATGACGGCCATCATCGAAGCACCGCTGGCGCAGCGCTTCGGCAGCGTGCGGGTCGAGAACGACGCCGTGGCCGCCTTGGAGGCTGAACGCCAGTGGGGCGCGCTGCAGGGGCTGGACAATTGCGCCTACGTCACCTGGAGCACCGGCGTGGGCGTGGGCTTGTGCGTCGATGGACGCGCGCTGCGCGGCAAGAACGGCAACGCCGGCCATGCGGGCCACAGCTTTGTGGCGGACGATGCCAGCGGCGCGCTCTGCGGCTGCGGCAATCTCGGCGATGTGGAAGCGCTGGTGGCGGGCAACTCCATTGCGCGCCGCTTCGGGCAGCCCGCGCCCGACCTGTTTTCCGCTGCTTCCGCGGGTGAGCCGCATGCCATAAGCATCGTCGATGCCTTGTGCCGCGTGACGGGACGCATGCTCTACAACCTGGTGGCCACGCTCGATCTCCAGCGCATCAGCCTGGGCGGCAGCGTGTTCTGGCACCACCGCGACTTTCTGCTGCCGCGGCTGCAGGCGCAGGTCGACGGCAAGCTGCTGCCGCTCACGCGCGGCGTGACGCTGGTGCCCGCGGGGCTCGGCGAAAAGGTCGGCGATTACGCCGCCCTGGCGCTGCTCGACTGA
- a CDS encoding PLP-dependent aminotransferase family protein, whose protein sequence is MDSLPLYRQLAARYVDAIHTGSLKQGDKLPSLRSLMRLHDISLSTALQLCRTMESDGWVEARDRSGYFVRRPKRLAIAPMEEPAAGVPPDPAQYVGIHAKVSDFVARRRQIPEKLNLSIARGAPQLYPAEALRNAMTRVLRQQPDLLTVAAQLKGHRQFREVLAQRSVRVGMTISPEDILVTNGCIEALNLALRAVAQPGDTVAVESPTFYGLLQVLESLGMRALEIPTSPQTGISIEALELAIGAYDNIKAVVVVPHLQNPLGSVMPDAHKARLAQLCDRHAIPLIEDDTYSELVDAPTPPRALKSWDTSGNVIHCASLHKILAPGLRLGWITAGRWQARVEMLKFAQTRNNEGVSQSAAGLFMGTGAYDRHLRHLRACLKTQREQTADAIAGYFPPGTRINLPPGGLQLWVELPERLSSSRVFDAALAERIVVAPGTLFSNSSRFDHYLRINCGWPYGEAVDSGLRRLGQIVETLMSRSAPASEGVKEPSRAPRACVEDRNRTRVR, encoded by the coding sequence ATGGATTCGCTACCGCTCTACCGCCAGCTTGCTGCACGCTATGTGGACGCGATCCACACGGGTTCGCTCAAGCAGGGCGACAAGCTGCCTTCGCTGCGCAGTCTCATGCGCCTGCACGACATCAGCCTGTCGACGGCGCTGCAGCTGTGCCGCACGATGGAGAGCGACGGCTGGGTCGAAGCGCGCGACCGCTCGGGCTACTTTGTGCGGCGGCCCAAGCGGCTGGCTATCGCCCCCATGGAAGAGCCCGCGGCGGGCGTGCCGCCCGATCCGGCCCAGTACGTGGGCATCCATGCCAAGGTGTCGGACTTCGTGGCGCGGCGCCGGCAGATTCCGGAAAAGCTCAATCTCTCGATTGCGCGCGGCGCACCGCAGCTGTACCCGGCCGAGGCCTTGCGCAATGCAATGACGCGCGTGCTGCGCCAGCAACCCGACCTGCTGACAGTGGCGGCGCAACTGAAGGGCCATCGGCAGTTCCGTGAAGTGCTCGCGCAGCGCAGCGTGCGGGTGGGCATGACGATCTCGCCGGAAGACATCCTGGTGACCAACGGCTGCATCGAGGCGCTGAACCTCGCGCTGCGCGCCGTGGCGCAGCCGGGCGACACGGTGGCGGTGGAGTCACCCACCTTCTACGGCTTGCTGCAGGTGCTCGAGAGCCTGGGCATGCGCGCGCTGGAAATCCCGACCAGCCCGCAAACGGGCATCTCGATCGAGGCGCTGGAACTCGCAATCGGCGCCTACGACAACATCAAGGCCGTGGTGGTGGTGCCGCACCTGCAGAACCCGCTGGGCAGCGTGATGCCCGATGCACACAAGGCACGGCTCGCGCAGTTGTGCGACCGGCACGCCATTCCGCTGATCGAAGACGACACCTACAGCGAGCTCGTCGACGCACCGACGCCGCCGCGCGCGCTGAAGTCGTGGGACACCAGCGGCAACGTGATTCACTGCGCCTCGCTGCACAAGATCCTGGCACCCGGCCTGCGGCTGGGCTGGATCACCGCCGGCCGGTGGCAGGCGCGCGTGGAAATGCTCAAGTTCGCGCAAACGCGCAACAACGAGGGGGTTTCGCAAAGCGCGGCGGGCCTGTTCATGGGCACCGGCGCCTACGACCGCCATTTGCGCCACCTGCGCGCCTGCCTGAAAACGCAGCGCGAGCAAACGGCCGATGCGATTGCCGGCTACTTTCCGCCGGGCACGCGCATCAACCTGCCGCCGGGCGGGCTGCAGCTGTGGGTCGAACTGCCGGAGCGCCTTTCGTCATCGCGGGTTTTCGACGCGGCGCTGGCCGAGCGGATCGTGGTGGCGCCCGGCACGCTGTTCTCGAACTCCTCGCGCTTCGACCATTACCTGCGCATCAATTGCGGCTGGCCGTATGGCGAGGCGGTCGACTCGGGCCTGCGCCGCCTGGGCCAGATCGTCGAGACGCTGATGAGCCGCAGTGCGCCGGCGTCAGAAGGTGTGAAGGAACCGTCGCGAGCGCCTCGAGCTTGCGTCGAGGACCGGAACCGTACTCGCGTACGGTGA
- the otsA gene encoding alpha,alpha-trehalose-phosphate synthase (UDP-forming) codes for MSRLVVVSNRVADPRKPAAGGLAVALGESLQQSGGLWFGWSGQIVEDGPTGEGELHMQQAGKVTLATIDLSREDHDSFYLGYSNDVLWPVFHNRLDLAHFEAGFIGGYRRVNQLFARKLMPMLKPDDIIWIHDYHLMPLAAELRAMGCTQRIGFFLHIPLPPQIIIAAVPQHEWLMRSLFSYDLIGFQAQQDVQHFEHYVRNEAHGEYLGDDMYRAYGQTVRCSAFPIGIDVDEFAALTHAKESRDMFETMKREYSQRRLLLGIDRLDYSKGIPQRVRAFRELLANYPENRRSATLIQIASPTRETVDAYGDIRRELESLCGAINGDYGELDWMPVRYIHRMVARKRVPGLCRAAAVGLVTPLRDGMNLVAKEYIAAQDPADPGVLVLSRFAGAAEQLKEALLVNPYDTHGTAETVQQALQMPLEERRERHQKLLSRIREQDIHWWRRSFLDALREAASQR; via the coding sequence ATGAGTCGTCTGGTTGTTGTTTCGAATCGCGTGGCGGATCCACGCAAACCGGCGGCCGGCGGCCTGGCGGTTGCACTGGGCGAAAGCCTGCAGCAAAGCGGCGGCCTCTGGTTCGGCTGGAGCGGGCAAATCGTGGAAGACGGCCCCACGGGCGAAGGCGAGCTGCACATGCAGCAGGCCGGCAAGGTCACGCTGGCCACCATCGACCTGAGCCGCGAGGACCACGACAGCTTCTACCTGGGCTACAGCAACGACGTGCTGTGGCCGGTGTTCCACAACCGGCTCGACCTTGCCCACTTCGAAGCCGGCTTCATCGGCGGCTACCGGCGCGTGAACCAGCTGTTCGCGCGCAAGCTGATGCCGATGCTCAAGCCCGACGACATCATCTGGATCCACGACTACCACCTGATGCCGCTCGCGGCCGAGCTGCGCGCCATGGGCTGCACGCAGCGCATCGGCTTCTTCCTGCACATTCCGCTGCCGCCGCAGATCATCATTGCGGCCGTTCCGCAGCACGAGTGGCTCATGCGCTCGCTGTTCTCCTACGACCTGATCGGCTTCCAGGCGCAGCAGGACGTGCAGCATTTCGAGCACTACGTGCGCAACGAGGCGCATGGCGAATACCTGGGCGACGACATGTACCGCGCCTACGGCCAGACGGTGCGCTGCAGCGCCTTCCCCATCGGCATCGACGTCGACGAGTTCGCGGCGCTCACGCATGCCAAGGAGTCGCGCGACATGTTCGAGACCATGAAGCGCGAATACTCGCAGCGGCGGCTGCTCTTGGGCATCGACCGGCTCGACTATTCCAAGGGCATTCCGCAGCGGGTGCGCGCCTTCCGCGAGCTGCTTGCCAACTACCCGGAGAACCGCCGCAGCGCCACGCTGATCCAGATCGCGTCGCCCACGCGCGAGACGGTCGATGCCTATGGCGACATCCGCCGGGAGCTCGAATCGCTGTGCGGCGCCATCAACGGCGACTACGGCGAGCTCGACTGGATGCCGGTGCGCTACATCCACCGCATGGTGGCGCGCAAGCGCGTGCCGGGGCTCTGCCGCGCTGCCGCGGTGGGGCTGGTCACGCCGCTGCGCGACGGCATGAACCTTGTCGCCAAGGAATACATTGCCGCGCAGGACCCGGCGGACCCCGGCGTGCTGGTGCTCTCGCGCTTTGCCGGCGCGGCCGAGCAGCTGAAGGAAGCGCTGCTGGTGAACCCCTACGATACGCACGGCACCGCCGAAACCGTGCAGCAGGCGCTTCAGATGCCGCTCGAGGAGCGGCGCGAGCGGCACCAGAAGCTGCTGTCGCGCATCCGCGAGCAAGACATTCACTGGTGGCGGCGCAGCTTTCTCGATGCGCTGCGCGAAGCAGCGAGCCAGCGGTAA
- a CDS encoding glycoside hydrolase family 15 protein: MSELQLPKAPEDRAGISLAGAAGPDDRAPVDPRAAASAVPRGFGPPAEPSLNVGVIGNCAYSALIDARGRAVWCCLPRFDGDPVFNALLHPGEDAGAWSIEIEDFASSKQWYEPNTAVLRTQLFDSAGQGIEITDFAPRFYSRSRYFRPLMLVRRVRPIAGAPRIRVALDPRFQWGASAPVEVTRGSNHIRYVGPDLTLRLNTDASISHILSRQPFVISREYNFMFGVDETLLDGIADTARSFEQETIAYWRTWSKRLAIPFEYQDAVIRAAITLKLSLYEDTGAIVAAMTTSIPEAPGSQRNWDYRYCWLRDAFFVVRALNSLSEVGTMEDYLRWLGNVVIGSHGEHIQPLYGIGLERELPESMVENLAGYRGMGPVRVGNQAQEHFQHDVYGNIVLGAAQAFHDHRLLARAGVAEFPHLEAVGEQAIRVYGTPDAGMWELRTRARVHTSSALMSWAACDRLAKIARALELPERAAYWHGHAARMKEEILAKSWCEERQAFAESFGGHELDASILLMVEVGLIDARDPRFISTVDAMEKSLCDGPYMRRYEAADDFGKPETAFNICTFWRIDALAKIGRKAEARQIFETMLAARNPLGLLSEDTHPVTGEMWGNFPQTYSMVGIINAAVRLSAPWDSCI; the protein is encoded by the coding sequence ATGAGCGAACTGCAACTGCCCAAGGCACCTGAAGACCGTGCGGGCATTTCGCTTGCCGGCGCCGCCGGGCCCGACGACCGCGCGCCCGTCGATCCACGCGCTGCGGCTTCGGCGGTGCCGCGCGGCTTCGGCCCGCCGGCCGAGCCTTCGCTCAATGTCGGCGTGATTGGAAACTGCGCCTACAGCGCGCTCATCGACGCACGCGGGCGCGCCGTGTGGTGCTGCTTGCCGCGCTTCGACGGAGATCCGGTGTTCAACGCCCTGCTGCACCCCGGTGAAGACGCCGGTGCCTGGTCCATCGAAATCGAGGATTTCGCCTCCAGCAAGCAGTGGTACGAACCCAATACCGCGGTGCTGCGCACCCAGCTGTTCGACAGCGCGGGCCAGGGCATCGAGATCACCGACTTTGCGCCGCGCTTCTACAGCCGCTCGCGCTACTTCCGTCCGCTGATGCTGGTGCGCCGCGTGCGGCCGATTGCCGGCGCGCCGCGCATCCGCGTGGCGCTCGACCCGCGGTTCCAGTGGGGTGCCTCGGCGCCGGTAGAAGTTACGCGCGGCAGCAACCACATCCGCTACGTGGGGCCGGACCTCACGCTGCGGCTCAACACCGACGCATCGATTTCGCACATTCTTTCGCGCCAGCCTTTCGTGATCTCGCGCGAATACAACTTCATGTTCGGCGTCGACGAAACCCTGCTCGACGGCATTGCCGACACGGCGCGCAGCTTCGAGCAGGAAACCATTGCCTACTGGCGCACCTGGAGCAAGCGGCTGGCCATTCCGTTCGAGTACCAGGACGCGGTGATCCGCGCGGCCATCACGCTCAAGCTCTCTCTGTACGAAGACACGGGCGCCATCGTGGCGGCCATGACCACGAGCATTCCCGAGGCGCCGGGCAGCCAGCGCAACTGGGACTACCGCTACTGCTGGCTGCGCGATGCCTTCTTCGTGGTGCGGGCGCTCAATTCGCTGAGCGAAGTCGGCACCATGGAAGACTACCTGCGCTGGCTGGGCAACGTGGTGATCGGCTCGCACGGCGAGCACATCCAGCCGCTGTACGGCATCGGGCTGGAGCGCGAATTGCCGGAATCGATGGTCGAGAACCTTGCGGGCTACCGCGGCATGGGCCCCGTGCGCGTGGGCAACCAGGCGCAGGAGCATTTTCAGCACGACGTCTACGGCAACATCGTGCTCGGCGCCGCGCAGGCCTTTCATGACCACAGGCTGCTCGCACGCGCGGGCGTGGCCGAGTTTCCGCACCTCGAGGCGGTGGGCGAGCAGGCGATCCGCGTCTATGGCACGCCGGATGCCGGCATGTGGGAGCTGCGCACCCGCGCCCGCGTGCACACCAGCTCGGCACTGATGAGCTGGGCCGCGTGCGACCGGCTGGCCAAGATCGCGCGGGCGCTGGAACTGCCTGAGCGCGCCGCGTACTGGCACGGCCATGCCGCGCGCATGAAGGAAGAAATCCTGGCCAAGTCCTGGTGCGAGGAGCGCCAGGCCTTTGCCGAGAGCTTTGGCGGCCACGAGCTGGACGCCAGCATCCTGCTGATGGTCGAGGTCGGGCTGATCGACGCACGCGACCCGCGTTTCATCTCCACCGTCGACGCCATGGAAAAGTCGCTGTGCGACGGCCCCTACATGCGCCGCTACGAGGCGGCCGACGACTTCGGCAAGCCCGAGACCGCGTTCAACATCTGCACCTTCTGGCGCATCGACGCGCTGGCCAAGATCGGCCGGAAAGCCGAGGCCCGCCAGATCTTCGAGACCATGCTCGCGGCGCGCAATCCTCTCGGCCTGCTCTCGGAAGACACGCATCCGGTCACGGGCGAAATGTGGGGCAACTTTCCGCAGACGTATTCGATGGTCGGCATCATCAACGCGGCCGTTCGGCTGTCGGCGCCCTGGGATTCGTGCATATGA
- the otsB gene encoding trehalose-phosphatase, translating to MPMSSQVSSQLPPPLGRDTALFLDFDGTLVALAPTPEAVEVPPALVALLENLRDQLGGALAVVSGRQIDAIDRFLAPLRLPAAGEHGVQRRDSKGRMQEQHAPDLVPILEIANELARVHEGLLVERKHAAIALHYRLAPQLEAVCRDAMSRAIAGRPQLELLHGKFVFEVKPTGINKGIAIEAFMNEPPFAGRMPVFAGDDTTDESGFAVVQPRGGIGIKVGSGPSLALHRLESPRAVYEWLVQLRDQLAAPEHKKDENPRSAG from the coding sequence ATGCCAATGTCCTCCCAAGTGTCTTCACAATTGCCCCCTCCGTTGGGGCGAGATACAGCCCTTTTTCTCGACTTCGACGGCACGCTGGTCGCACTTGCGCCCACTCCCGAGGCTGTCGAAGTTCCTCCCGCGCTGGTGGCACTGCTCGAAAACCTGCGCGACCAGCTCGGCGGCGCCCTGGCCGTGGTGTCGGGCCGCCAGATCGACGCCATCGACCGTTTTCTTGCGCCGCTGCGGCTGCCGGCGGCTGGCGAGCACGGCGTGCAGCGGCGCGACTCGAAAGGCCGCATGCAGGAGCAGCACGCCCCCGACCTGGTGCCGATTCTCGAGATTGCCAATGAACTGGCTCGCGTGCATGAAGGCCTGCTGGTCGAACGCAAGCACGCGGCCATTGCCCTGCACTACCGGCTCGCGCCGCAGCTCGAGGCCGTGTGCCGCGACGCCATGTCGCGTGCCATCGCCGGCCGGCCGCAGCTCGAACTCCTGCACGGCAAGTTCGTGTTCGAAGTCAAGCCGACGGGCATCAACAAAGGCATTGCGATCGAGGCCTTCATGAACGAGCCCCCGTTCGCCGGGCGCATGCCGGTCTTTGCGGGCGACGACACCACCGACGAGAGCGGCTTTGCGGTGGTGCAGCCGCGCGGCGGCATTGGCATCAAGGTGGGCTCGGGCCCAAGCTTGGCGCTGCACCGGCTCGAATCGCCGCGGGCGGTGTACGAATGGCTGGTGCAGCTGCGCGATCAACTGGCCGCGCCGGAACACAAGAAAGACGAAAACCCGAGGAGTGCTGGATGA